A region of the Dreissena polymorpha isolate Duluth1 chromosome 6, UMN_Dpol_1.0, whole genome shotgun sequence genome:
GGTGGTACAACTCCGCTAGGCGTTCTTGCATCTCTTTTACGCGTTTTATGTAATGTTTCCTTGATACTCTCAGCGTTAGATTGTTCAGTATCGAGTAAGCCGTATGCCAACGCATTCGAGCGCGTATAAATGTGCGAGTCCTTTCTATGAACATAAATGAAAACTTACAAATAACATACAAGTGACCTCATGTAATACAAGTTATACAAAGCGTGGAATCTTAATATCAGTATAAAAAGCATCAGTAAACCGTTTTGAAGTTCAATAAAGAGAAAACAAAATCGCAAAAAAAGAAATTTATCAGGAGACAGAGATTGTGCAAAAGCATGTATTTTACGGGTTTAAGGTAAGGGACccgttgccaatacaatacaaacaaatacattcaGCACAAAGAAACCTTACCGGGTTTCGCAAAGAAGCCTCTCTCGGTTTGCTTCTTGCGAGCTGCCAGGAGGATACGCAGGAACAACACGACCACGGGATGTGTGTGAGAGCTTTCCACGTTGATAAATCCGACGTACGCGGAAAATCCTGAAAGAAGCATGGTCAATCGCTTGTTACTTAAACATGTACCGAAAAAAAAACACCCTGCGATATGGTTTCGTGATCTATATAATTTGTAGTTTTAATTTATAGCAACGGACTTTGGTTTCTGCTGTTTCAGTtatagattattaatttattatgcaaGGCTAATAATTGAAATAAGGTGTACTTAATTTCTGCTTCGgacgatttttaaaaataaaaggtAACACTTTTTTACGGATTGCAGTGGAACAACTCTCGAACCCATTCATGGTTTAAAATGGATTTCTAAAATAAGATTCCTCTCCTGGTGGTGCAAATGAAATATAATTCTTAACCCTCACATTGACCCTTATAGATTACGATAAAATTCATTGCATAAGTCAACAACCGTGATAATATAATGGTGTGCACCGTAAGCTACATACCTGGATCCATCATTTGGAACCTACTGGGGAGCGCACTGTTGTCGAGACGAGGCAGAAAGATGGCACCGATAACGACTGACTTAATGATCCGCAGAAGGCACGAGAAGAACCCGATGAAGATGTTGTAGAAGAACATGAAGAACGAAAAGCTAAATAGCGCGCGTCTGAAAGTAATATGATACATCTTAATATTGTACTGGTAAATAAAGGGGAAAATAATGCCGAATATGGTACGTTTGAAATGAATGAATAAGTAACATTATCATAGAATAGCATGGTCAGGATGTTATCAGAGCGAATctacaataaattacatttcagttgttataaaaaaaaaacttaagcaaGTTAAGCAACAAATAGTTTAGCAGTTGTTCTGGACACAAGATGAATAGAATACGTCTGCTTAGAATATCATAAACAGTTTATTTTCGTTTACATGTACATCAGGGAACAATACTCGTAAGTAAACATATACGCACTAAAACGCatctacatatcaaatttgagtCAATATATCTGCGATACTAGAAGTGTGACAATTTAAGTGTTTGAGTATTAGAACACATACAGAAAACCTCATTAATAGAATAACCTGGCATGATCAagtcaaatattgttttctaaagAAGAATCtcaattaatataaagaagtgaaactccagctgctggagcagtattgcattctcattatatacaattagctggtcatttatttaaggcaagtgaccaattgcttAAACGGTACAAAacggcacaatacaaaacaacataaacacatataagaataaagctggggtcaccgccttggaacggccaAGGCAAATgattggggtttaaaccggtttgagAGCGCAAAAATCACAGGATTGCAGAAATCACACGAAGAGTAAAACATGCAATGCTGTTACAACTGTTTTATTACTGTTATCGCATGTGTCCATAACGTACCTGTTGTCTATTGCTAGGTATTCACCACCCGCTTGCAAGAAGAACATCTTTGCTGACACTTTCTGGAGCACCATTACAATGATGGACACTATTAACCCAGGCCtgcaatataatattatattatcatGAATGTTTGAACTAAAACGTCAAACTAACAACGAACCTTCCTGATATATGTGTACTTGAGGTGCACAtcaatacatttgtatatttaaattaaacacgATATGTTTATAGACTGTTTGAACACTGCCTATTATTTATATTTCTCAGAGGTTAAGttcaatttaaattatgcatgatgCAAATACCTTTTACGCCACAACTCTTCTAGTATTTTCGATTTAAAAATTCTCAGAACTCAACCCATATTATGGTAACATCCACAGGAAATAAGGATGCAGAATCATAAAGGAACTTCACAACCACAACAAAACATGTTGCAAGATCGAAATAAAAAAAGGCGTAGAAAGCGTTTGCTGGACCATCAGGTTTGCAAGTCTTTTCACACGTTTTTTAGAATTATAATGAAATGGGACTTAACATTGTTAAACATAGTAAGTTGAACAGATCTCACCACACGGTTTCCAGCAACCAAATCAGCCAATCGGTTATTCCCCACATTAGCGAGGTGATGAGCAGGCACAGAGCAACGCACACCATAGACAGGATGAAAAACTGTAGAACGAATCCTGTGGATTGAATGATATAGTAGAACAAtaatttcattcaaatattttgccaacgtatacaattaacataagtaaCTAGGTAATATATACATGTGCAACTTTAGGATAAGTAGTTACGAAAACTCAATCAACAAAAAGGTGTGTATTTCAAAGTCATATCTGTTAAACGCGATCGCGAAACAAAAACTGTTTCCGATTATGGTTCTTGTGCGAGTTGTATGTATGTTCATACAATGTTCTTCGTTCAACGTTGTTCATTTGATTGTGTATGTGCGCATAGTCTTACCCCATCCAATATACGCCACTTGGTAGCCTGCATATTTCATGCTACCAATCtgcaataaaaaataaaggaGAAAGAGAAACGTATCATATATATTCAGTACTAATGTAGGATAAAACAGTACTAATACAGTATAAATGATGCTCCAGAGACGTAATTAAGagatacattatttattatttttttaatttacaactacaatatatatgttaacttttaTAAAAGGCAGGTGACCAGTCGGCTATACCATACAGGACGACAGATACAGCACATTCATTTAACATAAATCAATCATTAAAACTTGGGCCATTGCATTTTAAACAGTAAAATGCAAATCATTGGATGTTAAACACGATTAAAAGTCTAGCCAAACCAATATATGTGGACTAGTAATAATCACTTGAAAATTAACATCATAAACAAAGTTGTCATGTTTTTACTTCTAACATTATGCAGCTCTAAATGTGCATTATCAATGTTAAGTAGATTTCAATAAgcctgtttgggggggggggggggggaaccaACAACAACGTCCTCGAGCTATAATCGAGAACTAAAATATGGTAAATATTTATACGATATAACCGTTTAATCAAGACGTTGAGGCAAAATATCATGAATCGGCGTAACACTATTAACCCAAATATTGTGTACTGACGCTTAACTTTTTGTGGGTTTCCTAATTAAGATTTGATAACGTTTGCTCGCCTCCACTATATTCACTCTGTGTGTACGAAAAAGTGATGCTAGATTAGATTAGGTTCTGTTAATTAATTCTAATTAAAAAACACTACACACAAACCAGAAAATACATGTCCAATATAGATTCTGATACTTTCTGAATCTCATATTTTTTCTTAACGTGGATAATCGGTAAAAATATTAAGTGACAAAAAATTACCTTATGTTTTGCGATGATAGTGGAAATAAGTGCAATTGTCTTTTCGGCTGAATTAAAACAAtcagattgttttaaaataagaaatactAATAACATATTCTACAATCAATCTCAAACCCCCGTTCAATATTTGGACATCTCAACAAAGTTTTCATACGATACGGATTGTTTTTGTTTCTCCAGCTAGTACGATTTATCATGTCAGTATTGACGCGCACTTACTGTTcgagtttaatatttatttatttttatattccaaCTAAATATCATGTATTAAAAGTATGACCAACTgaattttcaaatgaaaaccgtctattattatttgtttattaaccTGCTCTTACATGTGTTATTTCATTGAACAGTAACTCAGAACCGACCTTATTGGATCAGATAAAACATCTTTGAATATGCAAGAGctgttttatatgaaatttgtaaTCGGTAAGAGTGATGACTGGCTTCAGCCATGTCCGATATGCTGTACGTACTAGCAAGGAGTTGTTTGCCATGGTTGATCGGTGCGGGATATGCGTGTTGTCTCCCTTGTACAAAGCAAGTAGGTTTGCTCTGAAACCAATGGACAAATGGCATTTGCAGTATATTCAAAAgcaacattggttttatttagaGAGCTAgaatcaattttattaattttacacTACTacttcaaaaccttaacgcaaatGTTCATGATGCCTTAAAAAatcattcttttttttaatacataatcCAATTAAGTATATTCATTTGCACAATGTTTATGCGGAATATCATGTGGTTTAATTTCTACATGTATCGACATGCAGTTTGTACATCTCAAGCTAACATTCGACAATAATTGATATAAAGCATATATGGTGTGTGGCTTTTGTTATCATGTTACATGAGACGAGTTCTCTATGGCGTAAGAacgaaaatgtttgttttctaatTCTTTCAGAAACTATTTTACGTGTGTTAATTGTTTGTCCTTTTTGTGAATCTCCTCGTCATCAGTGTAATAATCAAACCTCATTCATTAAAACTTTTTAAATGTCTGTTCCTGGTCGATTGTTTTGTTGACTTTTCATGACATTCATACAAAAAATTATTTCAAGAGGGCGTGGTTTACGAAGTTTTAAAAATTGCAGAGAAGCATGATAGTCTTAAATGTGGACCGGGCTTAACGTGTGGGATCGGTCTGGAACATGATCATTTTAGAAATGGGCGGAGGTCGTAAGAGTTATTTGTAAGTGGTATAATAACTATTGGGTGAGCGTCTCCAACGCAATTGTGAACTTGTAAAAAAAGTGAAAAACAGAAATAATTCACTGTACATTGTTTTATGCTCACACAAGTAATAACACAGTTAGGAAAACgcatttttataagtttttgGTTTTGAAATCTTCTCTTTTTTACCTGTAAGATGTCAACATGTGCAGGATGGTAATAATACCAGCAACCAGAGAACATACCATTGCAACCAAAAAGCAAACTGAAACAGAGAACCAACGACATGTCTCGCTTTATCAAAAAgctttgtgttttcttgtttgcTTTCAAATTATCAACAATTATTCATACTTGTGCCTCTTTGACATTTTTGTAAATAAGGACATTGGTCAATAAGCCAACACATACAGTATATAAATAGGCGAGTGATTGGCTCATGctttgaagaagaaaatgaagAAACCGTAAAACTATTTCAGGTTCCCACTTATTCTATACaagtattaattttattataggAAACATGCTTTCATATGAATGAAAACCCGAGTAACAAGAACAATAATGCCTAACAGAGAAATTGAAGTTATTAATTTCGAATCAATAACATTAAATTCAGTTCAAGATGTCTTTACATTTGCACTATCTATCTTATTATGAGTTTAAACCTAATTATGtttgctcgattgcatcgaaagaatgtgccttatttgaaacgctcaggaatccgtttcctgggaaaccagtacttggtgtttatgtGGGAGATCTAAATAACGCTAAAACAGTGGAAACCGACCCCGTAAGGATACATCATCGTTCTCATAATTAACGGATGCATTATGTGTCGCACCGTCAATAGGATTCTTGCATATTAACTCGTTGTTATCGTAACACGATACTCATAATTTAAAATCATACATGTTTGGTTATGATTCGGTAATGTCACGATAACTAAGTGGGGAGCTGCAAATTAAAAACTGCAATATGATAATTAATACTTGCGCAAATTTACTTACTTCGTAAATTCTTGGCTAAGGCTTGTACAAACTCAATCGAGTCAAGGTTAATTGTCATGCGCTGTCCCTCTAAAAGACTCGGTTCCCTTTCAACTGCTTCAAGCATGATGAACAATTCCTTGTCGATATAGCGGAATACGTACACCACTTGAAGACATCCTTCCAGAGTGACCTGCAAGGTAATATTTAGCACATAGGCGTTACCATTATTGCAATAAACATGATAAAGCTTGCATCAACAGCAACGAGGTTTGGCTAGTTGAAGCTTTCCTAATGTACATATATGCACACATAAATAGGAGATGTAAACCCGATTGTCTTGTCATTGAAAAATACAGCATGCATTCTGTCTTGTCGTAACCGTTGGTCTAGAAGGTATTATAAAACTTGCATCACACTCGAATAGGTCGGGATTGTTTGTACTTTCCTACTTAACTTACACGCATACATAGTGGTATGTGTAAAGTCTTGTTTGTCTTGTCATTAGAAAAATACAGCATGCAGTCCGAGTTCATGAAAAAAGACAATATTTCTGAAGGTACATCATTTATTTTACCTTGTATAGTAATATTAGTCCCATCACAGACACAGTAAGGATTCTTGTGGAGTACCGAAATTCTAAAAGAGCATAGGGTAatcatattaaaaattaaaacatcgtCGGaaccttttttttcatttaaatacgcTATGTGCCTTGATAGATAAATTGCATACTGACAACGGAATCTATGCAGTTGTTTTTGACTGTAAATCATTCTgtaaagtgaaaataaacaatCTTGTGGTTATTGCACGTTCGTACACACGTATATTGTTTCGTAAGAAATAACCCAATGTCATCAGCCACAATGAGATCTATATGAGGTTTTAAAGatgcaaatttattttaataggtcAGTCATCTATAAATATGTAGTAACTAACTGTTTTTGTTGTGGTAGAAAACGGTATTCGTAATGCTCGTAATTGCAGCCCAGATCTTTTGTTTAGTATCGGTGGGTGGTTCCCTGTAAACACAACTTAACATGTCATATCTAGCTTAGGAAACGTTAGATATATaactaaataattatatttatcctGCCTCtattgcaaacattgaccaataaaagcagggtcggataaactagttgatatccggcagtacatcacgtgaccgtgatctaaaCGTAAGTATGtcttcctacgcgccgattaacatttctaatatttgacctttgaattttGTTGGGACGCagcatgaatgttatcgttatattatttatatcatcctttttttcttctttaaaatatattaccgaaccagctttccgtatttatcattttcatttacttgattacgcaatttatgacgtatctagtgtgacgtcatttctcagacaaaacattctatctagtttctctcaggttTTTAGGgacaattttgacgtggtggaTTAAACcttaaaacagtattttttttaaatattgtaaagcatcgaacgaattataaacgtatttcggattgtgtgtttgtcattcataacgataggaataaaataattcgctacgataggattacgatttcgtaaatcgggttttgggtcagaatggttagcattcaatacaaacgctatcaaaaaatagtgtggtttaaaatacatttcgataatagagatggaaaaacagaaatggATTTCAAAAAgggatggaataacagaaaacggatatgtatatcgttgtaaatttattgttataagcaatggattaaagttgtcattaatgtaaataaaatttggtttttgttttgctgctgcattttgttttcatttttttaccaagaaaaatatcacattctcgattcgtttgttatttttttctcatattttcaataggaaagtattaaaagaaacagtttaatgtggaactattttacgtgactcaatcggtagttattcggtcgtcatgaatgtaggaggcccgacatgaataattatatttttatgtcaatTGTCTtgtataaaatgtgtcaacggcatgaagcaggataaatcgtaTACATGGTTGGTGTCGAGATGgaaaaagtttatccggttcggcccgaaaaaggaaaatagggctcgctaaagctcgccccattttctttttctaagcctcaaaggataaactttctccatctagGCACCAACCAAGTATTTTCTATCAGTTTATACCTGAACACATAGATTTTAtttgtgaacaatattaaacaatCTTATTGATATAAGAGCTAATATTTGCTGTCCAATTGCCATGGTCATAATTGTATGTACACTCAACTAAAGATATTAATGACGTTGAAGCAAGATCGTTGTATAAAATGCTTTACCGCAGCTTATATTCGATACAAGAAAAACAatagtttgtttatatttacattttcttCATGTTTCGGCGTTACCGTCTTTGATGGAGGTTGACATAGATTTCGTTCGGTAATTATATGCAGCGGGAAAGTTAAATGCCAATAGAAACGTGCACATTGTTTTCTAGGGAATGAAAACGTACAATAACGATTTACTATATACAATATTCAATAACTCTTTGTGTCAATTGGAATATTATAATTTGAAGAACAGTGTATATTATCTTAAAGGCGTTCATATCAACTGATAGTATGTTATGATACGAACGGTATATGCATTCCCGAAAATATATGATTAAGTATTTAGTCTACATCAATCCCAAGATATAGACATAGAATTTTCAATGATGCAATTCACCAATTGGAAAAGGGTTACCACATATATGCCGTTATTCTCTGAGCGTGAAGAATGTCAATCAATTAAAATAGTGGTTTATTGTCAACATAATGTGAACAATGGTAAAGTTCTTTTTTTTCGAATACATTGACAAACTACAAATAAATTTATTTggtaatcaaataaataataaaaaagcaaattttatTGAGCTATAAACATATTATCCTAGTGTACAAATAGCATTGCCAGTCGATAGTGACTTTACAAGCCGTGAATTATGCTAGCAATGAAAACAATGCAGAAGAGAGCCCGGCTGCATTACACTATCTTCTGATAGGTTGTTTAAAACACAAGCTTGTTAGAAGCTGTTGTcaacaataccataattattaagAAATTTACTATAACGTTTTCTAGTTGGTAACATTGATGCTGCTGTATCATTGACTCCGGAATGCAACGTAAGATGTATTTATGCATATAAATCGTCTGCTTGGCCAGATGTTATTTCGTCCATTCGCGCAAAAAGTTActatgtgacattgaaattagaaggcatatGTTGCCGTTTTGCATTAAGGGGGCTTTGTCTTATTTGCACTCTCAACTCCTCGGTTGTGAAAGAACGGAATTAGATACGCATGCAATGTTTATTGAAACAACTTACTCTGGAGGTTTGGGGGCACGAAGAAGATTTCGAACATGTTCCGCCTCGGCCGATTTATCGACATCTTTCtccatatttaaaatgaaaaccatTTCTGACGATGAGAAAACCCTTGTTGACTTTTTTCGCCATTCTCTGAATATGCGCGTTGGGATGCTAATGGAGAGATATCCTAGGCACGAAATGCTCGGTACGGATCGAAGGGCAAGCAAACCACGACCttcctacaacaacaacaacaacatttggtACGGATCGAAGAACAGGCAAACCGCGACCttcctacaacaacaacaacaccattaGGTACGGATCGAAGAACAGGCAAACCGCGACCTtcctacaacaacaacatttggtACGGATCGAAAGACGAGCAAACCACGACAttcctacaacaacaacaacaacatttggtACGGATCGAAAGACGAGCAAACCACGACAttcctacaacaacaacaacaacattgaatACGGATCGAAGGGCAAGCAAACCACGACATtcctacaacaacaactacaacattCGGTATGGATCGAAAGACGAGCAAACTACGACAttcctacaacaacaacaacaacattcggTACGGATCGAAGGGCAAGCAAACCCCGACCTtcctgcaacaacaacaacaacaacaacattttgtacATTGTGCACACACAGGTCTTATTGActtgtgtactaacgcgaaaggaattgtgggtagcacttattttacgagtgaaaagtgaaagcgaaagtagatcaggtaatcgtgcttctgataatcgctatcagtctttaAAGAtattcaaaatctcatttaaggacgtacgcggcatttttaatgcaaattttgctccacttagaatttgataatttttggtatttaggtagaaccatctgttgtggatagaaaaataaaataaaaatcatcgGTCACcagtgttgttcattttttattcgcacttgaaaaacatgcatatttcagcacaataacaattcaccaataaggtaataacataaaaactagagtaaattaatgagaaaGTGTTGAATACAATCTCtatttctcacaaaatatgtaatactgatttaatttgactgccaatttttttttaacatgaatccatttattcatgtttttttaatcaatatttaaacataaaaacaacagagtatcacatttgaaaataaataaaatgaatcaaagtcatttttattttaacatgactttCTCCAACTAGATGTTTTCaaaatttacctaaatgtttaatgagttatgacttaatacaaatataaaaagaaaacaatagctcaccagggtcgtttgttcacaaatgcagtttagctgcatatattaaaatataatttaaaaacacagtgaaaaccatgtacatggtgcaggacaaaacacatactagtacatgtatcgctgaatgccaatgaaaaagtagatttaaatgtaaatgaaaacacaaattatgtgtagcaatATGAGTAAAAGAAGAATATAACAGTAAAGGAAGAATAATACCGTAAATAACTTAAAAcaagatgtatacaatatattaaagaggccgtccaacagatttagtgaagcttgtcattaaatacttaaaatgcttcatattggtaaatttaaacatttgaactataaatcttcagtaaaaaaaagaataacattaaaaaaaaaagggaaCCACTGATCcttggattcctggagtaaaaagcctcccgcctagaccactcgaccatccacgctcatgtttagatcggatgtattttttagctatataagcaatcctcgtagttacccaaaatattgtttcgcgtcgatacgacgctttatctggaCAAAAACTGTCCATTTGTTTAACCTTGCGTtcattttaagcatgttttgttgttctttcgttctaacattgtttacattctttttttatccgaatatccgaaatatattgcAGTTAATTCGCAACCggtgtttcagtaaaaaaaaaatttgcgtGAAACAAAACTGCCACGTACGtccttaaacataattaaataacgttTCTTTAAGCAACaatccgttttaaacacacaataaaaaaagacttcttttattattaacattttcattcctacgcagaactactttggcggaagcataaatCCCCAAACCAGGGGGATGTGATGCgccttagtatagaggtgacaataacgtagtgacgtcaccatctatgtatagaatgacatTTGGTACGGATCGAAGGACAAGCAAACCACGACTTtcctacaacaacaacatttggtACGGATCGAAGGACAAACTAACCACGACCTtcctacaacaacaacatcaac
Encoded here:
- the LOC127834695 gene encoding stimulated by retinoic acid gene 6 protein-like; translated protein: MPSFGTIFRELYGRYNASNNDSVACLSSIPDNRFHLWLLLPSSLMIVLLAFSFRRKKLCLSLLGGRPAAIFPMDILGKSNRMSYAAAWGAIAFLTAEMVFGEFVIVDLKGPRYITIWNKVLAMLVIGVGYFPMFAALALDSLISLSVAAIYSLLFLIITLLKIFECDIVAEGRGLLALRSVPSISCLGYLSISIPTRIFREWRKKSTRVFSSSEMVFILNMEKDVDKSAEAEHVRNLLRAPKPPEEPPTDTKQKIWAAITSITNTVFYHNKNKFRYSTRILTVSVMGLILLYKVTLEGCLQVVYVFRYIDKELFIMLEAVEREPSLLEGQRMTINLDSIEFVQALAKNLRICFLVAMVCSLVAGIITILHMLTSYRANLLALYKGDNTHIPHRSTMANNSLLIGSMKYAGYQVAYIGWGFVLQFFILSMVCVALCLLITSLMWGITDWLIWLLETVWPGLIVSIIVMVLQKVSAKMFFLQAGGEYLAIDNRRALFSFSFFMFFYNIFIGFFSCLLRIIKSVVIGAIFLPRLDNSALPSRFQMMDPGFSAYVGFINVESSHTHPVVVLFLRILLAARKKQTERGFFAKPERTRTFIRARMRWHTAYSILNNLTLRVSRKHYIKRVKEMQERLAELYHLDNAAAGALANEINRTGVDMKDVEDVMIPGTVLNRAATLERDLTQNRFLYSVKKNLERQRTAFQRHKDGGLSGSTRVNVGMMRNMWERWIFTTAGNKQ